In one window of Mytilus trossulus isolate FHL-02 chromosome 7, PNRI_Mtr1.1.1.hap1, whole genome shotgun sequence DNA:
- the LOC134726897 gene encoding peptidoglycan-recognition protein SC2-like translates to MVLRNPCMLLLIIIFLGIYTGSIDMCVRSGGGGSRSSGSGGSNSGSGGSNSGSGESDSESGGSNSGSGSSGGSTGEGDQRCTDIGGVCQDDNGKCGGSYYSGKCSGGANNRCCTTSAEEKDTNDCSGVTIISRDSWGARRTKSSSIIRIPVPKMFIHHTVTNPCSSFSECISRMKQIQNYHMDNRGYADVGYSFLVGEDGKIYEGRGWGRVGAHTEGYNSVGFGISFIGNFMTVEPYTVALNAAKALLQCGINNGKISTSYKLYGHRDTKATDCPGDKLYDIIKSWPQYHHDP, encoded by the exons ATGGTTTTAAGAAATCCATGTATGCTTTTATTAATAATCATTTTTCTTGGAATATACACGGGATCTATAGATATGTGTGTGAGGAGTGGAGGCGGTGGCAGTAGAAGTAGTGGAAGTGGTGGTTCAAATAGCGGAAGTGGAGGTTCAAATAGCGGAAGTGGGGAATCAGATAGCGAAAGTGGAGGGTCTAATAGCGGCTCCGGAAGTAGTGGTGGAAGTACAGGAG aaGGCGATCAGAGGTGTACAGATATTGGTGGAGTTTGTCAAGATGACAATGGCAAATGTGGTGGTTCATATTATTCTGGAAAGTGTTCTGGTGGCGCTAACAATCGATGTTGTACAACTAGCGCAGAAG aaaaagataCAAATGATTGTAGTGGTGTGACGATTATCTCCCGTGATAGTTGGGGAGCCAGGAGAACTAAAAGCAGTTCTATAATTAGAATACCAGTCCCTAAGATGTTCATTCATCACACCGTAACGAATCCATGTTCATCTTTCTCTGAATGTATCTCAAGaatgaaacaaatacaaaactaCCACATGGATAATAGAG GGTATGCTGACGTTGGATACAGTTTCTTAGTTGGAGAAGATGGAAAAATATACGAGGGAAGAGGCTGGGGTCGTGTAGGAGCTCATACAGAGGGTTATAATAGCGTTGGATTTGGTATATCATTCATTGGAAATTTCATGACAGTGGAACCTTACACCGTTGCTTTAAATGCAGCCAAGGCATTGCTTCAGTGTGGAATAAATAATGGCAAGATATCCACCTCGTACAAATTGTATGGACATCGCGATACAAAAGCCACAGACTGCCCAGGTGATAAATTGTACGATATTATCAAATCATGGCCTCAATATCATCATGATCCATAA
- the LOC134726248 gene encoding uncharacterized protein LOC134726248 has product MKAHFFVFPFLLFLVKSKEIQGFSDGEDKGVNTTFTWFISQGLTQLGTQLNKLQTMTNDEQVRLGKVEENVANLKTKIEDRISQANRVILSGMQSDIQKLKKRSEKDKGFVGGSSYSGSGPTNNLCVPNEPQWGIYDNKVNDSPFIGAALFDHWDIDIKNTLFDKKYSYYAIQCAVCDLTQASSTVMIPGRKTCYDNWRMEYTGYLMASHPSHTDLEYICVDGNPDHIKKIPSWSNKSLLLSVYSKCNGATPCPPYVEGREMTCVVCSK; this is encoded by the exons ATGAAagcacatttttttgtttttccttttcttcTTTTCCTTGTCAAATCAAAGGAAATTCAAGGATTTAGTGATGGAGAAGATAAAGGAGTAAATACTACATTTACTTGGTTCATATCACAAGGATTGACTCAACTTGGAACACAGCTGAATAAACTTCAGACAATGACTAATGATGAACAAGTAAGGCTAGGTAAAGTAGAAGAAAATGTAGCAAATCTCAAGACGAAAATTGAAGATAGAATCAGTCAGGCAAACCGTGTAATTCTTTCTGGAATGCAATCAGATATACAGAAGTTAAAGAAACGGAGTGAAAAAGACAAGg GTTTTGTTGGCGGGTCGTCATACTCAGGTAGTGGTCCTACTAATAATCTATGTGTTCCAAATGAACCGCAGTGGGGTATTTATGATAACAAAGTGAATGACAGTCCCTTTATCGGTGCTGCTTTGTTCGATCACTGGGACATTGATATTAAGAATACTTTGTTTGATAAGAAATACAGTTATTATGCCATCCAATGTGCAGTTTGTGATTTGACACAGGCATCGTCAACAGTGATGATACCTGGACGTAAAACATGCTATGATAATTGGAGAATGGAATACACAGGATATTTAATGGCTAGTCATCCTTCTCATACTGATTTGGAATATATCTGTGTTGATGGAAACCCTGACCATATCAAGAAGATTCCTAGCTGGTCAAACAAATCTCTGTTGTTATCTGTATATTCCAAATGTAACGGAGCTACCCCTTGTCCGCCATATGTTGAAGGCAGGGAAATGACATGTGTAGTATGttccaaataa
- the LOC134726247 gene encoding FMRFamide receptor-like: MTTFNDSDVSSETYPSSNQVRDEVDMVAVICNKYIGPILCVAGVFGNILNLIILIRGRLNNPPYFYLKALAVTDMCALVLSFLHLMVSSRSTLYAWKFFDAYLFFPLVNFFTASSVWLTVGVTIDRFLYVKAPLWARAQFSLSRAKVRIAIILVATIFITVPRFLCFSLVGATDQYHLYPTSFRASHNYRVYDIVCIALFHVAPLVIFVFCNSYLIYAVHKARSIRKEYDIRNNKEKDWQLDQRRFTITLISIVLLSIIAILPSTIGDFTRLLHIPFSHYHKLRHISNMLLLLNLSVNFLLYCAFNKRFVRVMKSMFGGGLIKVKLSIRRTKSSRYSRTETNMYM, from the coding sequence ATGACCACGTTCAATGATTCCGATGTTTCATCAGAAACCTATCCTAGCTCGAATCAGGTACGGGATGAGGTTGATATGGTTGCTGTTATTTGTAATAAGTACATTGGACCAATTCTTTGTGTCGCTGGTGTTTTCGGAAATATActcaatttgataattttaatccGAGGACGATTGAATAATCCTCCATACTTCTACCTTAAAGCGCTTGCAGTCACAGATATGTGTGCATTGGTGCTATCATTCCTCCATCTGATGGTCTCGAGCAGATCAACATTATATGCATGGAAGTTCTTTGACGCTTACTTGTTTTTTCCACTTGTAAATTTTTTCACTGCTTCAAGTGTCTGGCTGACAGTTGGGGTAACAATTGACCGATTTTTATATGTTAAAGCGCCATTGTGGGCTCGAGCTCAATTTTCGTTGAGTAGAGCCAAAGTAAGAATAGCAATTATTCTAGTTGCAACAATTTTTATCACAGTTCCAAGATTCCTGTGTTTCAGTCTTGTAGGAGCTACCGACCAATACCATCTTTATCCAACATCGTTCAGAGCTTCACACAATTATCGCGTTTATGACATAGTTTGCATTGCACTATTTCACGTCGCGCCATTGGTCATATTTGTATTCTGCAATTCGTATTTGATATATGCTGTGCATAAAGCGAGGTCTATTCGGAAGGAATATGATATCAGaaacaataaagaaaaagattggCAACTGGACCAAAGGAGATTTACAATAACACTTATTTCTATTGTGCTATTGTCTATAATTGCCATCTTACCGTCAACGATCGGAGATTTTACTCGGCTGTTACATATTCCGTTCTCGCACTATCATAAATTACGACACATAAGTAACATGTTGCTTCTCCTTAACCTTTCTGTCAACTTTCTGTTGTATTGCGCATTTAACAAACGATTTGTGCGCGTAATGAAATCGATGTTCGGAGGTGGTTTAATCAAGGTGAAACTGTCGATACGTAGGACGAAATCCAGCAGGTATTCCCGGACTGAAactaacatgtacatgtaa